AGTTCTCTACAGTAAGTTACGTGGAAAgccaaaaacaacaacaacttaGAAGTAGAACCTACACTAATTGCAAACTATGGAGTGCTACTTTTTTTCGATAAAGAATTGCTAACTGGAGTACTACGATCAATCAGTTGTAAAGGTCATCTTCTTCGTCAGCTGCAGCGTAGGCGTTGGCCgtggcagctgaagcttctgcCGGTTTGGACTGCTCAGGGAAGCGGAACTCGGTGCCAAAGCCCCTGGACTGCTGCAGCGTCTGCGCGAAGGCCCGATACTTGGTGATGTCGCGATCACTGACGCTCCTCCTGGCGTACTTCATCGACTCCTCGAAGTGCGCCGCCTTGATCTCAGCCACCTCTCCGGAGTCGTCCACCTCCATGGCTTCCTTCCCCagcctctccctctcgatATCCTTCTCGATGTCTTCCCTAATCGCGTACTTGCACGCCCTCTGGCAAATCTCCGTGATGTCGGCACCGCTAAAGCCCTTGGTGAACCTCGCAAGCGCGCCGAGGTCGACGTTCTTGGCCAGCGGAGACTTCCTGAGGCATGCCTTGAAGATCTGGTGCCGTGAGGCCTCGTCCGGCAATGGGATGTAGATGAGCTGGTCGAGGCGGCCCGGACGGAGCAGCGCCGAGTCGATGATGTCCGGCCTGTTGGTGGCTCCGATGATGAAGACCGTCTTCTTCGCGTTCATGCCATCCATCTCCGTCAGCAGCTGGTTCAGCACACGgtcagccgcgccgccggcgtcacccACGCTGCCGCCGCGTTGCATGGCGATCGAATCGAGCTCGTCGAAGAAGAGCACGCAGGGCGCCGACTGCCTGGCCTTGTCGAAGATCTCGCGCACGTTGGCCTCGCTCTCGCCGAACCACATGGTGAGCAGCTCGGGCCCCTTGATGCTGATGAAGTTTGCCTGGCACTCGTTGGCGATGGCCTTGGCCAGCAGCGTCTTGCCGCAGCCCGGCGGCCCGTAGAAGAGGACGCCCTTGGAAGGCGACATGCCGAACTTCTCGAACATCTCCGGGTGCTCCACCGGGTACTGCACCGTCTCCTGTAGCTCCCTCTTCACGCCGTCCAACCCGCCGATGTCGCTCCAGCTCACGTTGGGCACCTCCACCACGGTCTCGCGGAGCGCCGAAGGGTTGGTGCCGACCAGAGCCGTCTTTAGGTGGTCGTTGGTGACGGCCATGGAGTTCAAGATCTCGGCATCGATGGTGTCATCCTCCAAGTCGATAATGTCCATCTTCTCTCTGATGCACTGCAACGCCGCCTCCGTGCAGAGCGCTGCAAGGTCGGCGCCAACGTAGCCGTGCGTGTCCTTGGCGACCACTTCCAAGTTGACGTCCGCGTCGAGCTTCATGTTTTTAGTGTGGATACGAAGCACTTCGAGGCGGCCAACCTCGTCCGGCACGCCGATGTCGATCTCCCGGTCGAACCTGCCGAAGCGGCGGAGAGCAGGGTCGATGCTGTTGGGGCGGTTCGTGGCGCCCATGACGATGACGTGCGCGCGAGACTTCATGCCGTCCATGAGCGTCAGCAGCTGCGACACAATACGCCTCTCGACCTCGCCGTGAGTCTTCTCTCTGTTGGGAGCGATGGAGTCGATCTCGTCAATGAAGATGATGGACGGCGCGTTCTTCTCGGCCTCCTCGAACGCCTTCCTCAGGTTGCTCTCGCTCTCCCCGGCCAACTTGGACATGATCTCGGGCCCGTTGATGAGGAAAAAGAAGGCTCCAGTCTCGTTGGCCACGGCACGGGCGATGAGCGTCTTACCGGAGCCGGGAGGGCCGTAAAGAAGGATCCCCTTGGGAGGCTCGACACCGATGGACTTGAAGAGCTGCGGATGCCTGAGCGGTAGCTCGACGAGCTCCCTGATCTGCGTCATCTGCTTACGCATGCCGCCGACATCGTCATAGCCCACGTCGTCGAGcctctcctcgtcctcccTCTTCAACGGCTCGCCATCACAAAAGATCTCCGTGTCGGCCGCCACGATGCAGTACTCGACAGCGGCATCGGCGTCGACCTCGACGACCTTAAACTCGACGCTCCGCATGCCGCcgcggacgaggaagaggtcGCCCTTGCGGACGGGGCGGTAGGCGTCCAAGAAGTAGGGCTTGAGGTACGCGTCGAAGAGGTTCCCCGTGATGCCCTCCACGGTGTCGTCAATGGGGAGGATGTGCACGCGCTTCCCGTACTTGGCGTCACGGCACTCGTGGATCGACACCACGTCGGCGATGCGTGCCCTGAGGTTGGAGCGGACCGCCTTGTTGATCCTGAGCTTGTGCTCCTCGCAGTCGTCGTCGGGGATGGCGATGCAGAtggtgctgcggcggcgcttcCCCTTGAGCAGGACGACGTCGCCTTTGAATAACGAGAGACGCTCCATGGTGGCAGGGTGGAGGCTGCACATGGAGTTGTCGTCCTCGGgggcctcctccaccaccagccGGTTCGCAGCCTTCTTCGAAGCCGACGACGTGCCCGACATCGCGTTTCTGCTACGGTCGAACGGTTCTGTGTGCGTGTCGGGTCGAGTGCTACGAGTATTTCCTGCGAAACTCGAAAGCAGCTCGTGTGTTTGATGAGGAGACGCTGGGGTGGGCTAGGGGCCCTTTTAAGGCCCGCGTGACCGTCTGGTGCAGGAATTCGAGTCCGATTGGAGGTCCGTTCCTTCTTTAGCGACTCGTTTCCGAGCCCGTTTCGAGAGCCAAACCTGCAACGTGCCCGTGCCGGTGTCCGAACCGTCACACGATTGTTGTTAGCCTATAAGTACCTTTAGAGTCGGTTTAACACGGTTTATTAGTACCGCGACGGCATATCCTAATTTCTCAAAGCCGAAAGTGACggcctttattttttttccaacgaaagccgccgcctcggaaaaaataaaaataaaaataaaaatctgcCGTCTCGGGCGAGTCTGGACTGTGGACGGGATCCAATTCCAAGCCATCCTCGGCATCGCCATCAACActgtggaggtggcggcggccgcaccAACCAATGGACGAGCCGCGCCCGCTTGACCGGAGTGTGGCGTGTCGAGCCAGACGCCGGCTTGACCTTTAATAGGCGGAGTAGAGGAGCTTGTGGTGGTGGActggggagaggaagggggggAAGAGGAAAGACCTCCGGGTTGGTAATGGGCTTGTGGAGCTGCTTCTGCTGCGGCGACTCACTTAGCGCCGGGGGCGACCCGGTCCGGCTGCCGGAGCCGTTCCAGCTGCCGGCGCCCTTGCCCGCGTGGCCGCAAGGTTTGTGTTGTGAGGCCTCTTcctatcttcttcttcttcttccttggtgGACTACTTTATAATTAATTGGTTCTCTAATCAGTTTGTGGGTCATCGAAATCTATCATGCTAATTTGCCTGGATGTAGTTTCATGATTAAAGGTTGTAGTCACTTCGTGTCGGTTCTTGCTAAATCCGTTGATCATTACAGTACTTTATTGTTCGATTATGATTATAGGCTGTTTTGGTGTTTCCTTCCTAAAAGGGGAAAAATGCTCTGCCGTGGTGCTGCACAAATTGCACTGCTTGTTACGGAGTACATGGTCTTGAGCTGTCACAATAATTAAATGTACAAACGATGGTTTTCCAGAAGGGTGACAAGTTTGCAATTTAGGGCGTCAATTGCTTTGTGCTATTGTCTTGCCTTTGAAAGCTGGAAGCGATTGGGCAAGGATCAGTCTGCATTACTTTGAAAGCATCTCAATTTACAAGGTAGCAATCGTAGGCTCAAGTGTTCTCCCAAAGGGAGTGATATAGTTTACTCGGCTTTATGCAGGCTACTTATACATTCAGCACTTTGTTTGTTGTTAGTTGAGTAACAACTAATAATCGCATGTGTATTtgatttaaaattttgaaacttcGGACATTTCAGATTTTCAGTGGGTCCTggaatttttccttttcgGTCAAAACTGTTTGACTATCATTTCAACCCAGCCCAAATAGCCATGTAGCCCACCATAGCTTCGCTTGATATTACTTTGAAGTTGAACTTTGAATATGAGAAGCATAAGATATATTCCCAACTATgcatgattttggaaacttccATGGGATTTCGGACAGGTTTCAAACTGTCTTTTGTGTTATTTCCTAAATTAATTTCCGGAATTTCCGAAATACAGAATTTTGTGTAATTTCAGTGGTTtccgattttttttccaaacctTAATGTGATACCTTGTAATAGAATGTACCGTTTCTCAATTTGCTTGTCCTTGTTTCACGAAATAGATTCCCTTTCCTGAATAATTGAACCTTGTGTTAACTTTGTCTACCAACTACATCACAGGAGGGGACTTCGCTAAAGGCACAATATGCATAGGAGAGCTTGAGGTTGTAAATATTACCAAGTTCCAGAACATATGGAGCTGCTCTGGAGCTACATTCTATGAGCCAAAAGAAGTTCCTGGTGGCTTCCACTGCCTTGGGCACTATGCTCAACAGAATGACAGACCATTGCAGGGATCTCTTCTTGTAGCAAGGGAAGTGGCTAGCTATCAATTGATGAATAGAGAGCCCGCTCTTGAGAAACCATTAGATTACACCCTTGTTTGGACTAATGCTGACTTGAATGAAGATGGCAATAGTGGGTGCTTCTGGTCGCCATCACCGCCAAAGGGGTATAAAGCCCTTGGCTATGTAGTTACTAGAGGACTAAAGAAGCCATCACTGGAAGCAGTTCGATGTGTGCGACATGATCTCACAGATGCATGTGAAAACTATAGGTCAGTCATAAATATGGAAAATTCATGCCAAGTTTGGAACACAAGGCCTTGCCACCGAGGGATGGCAGGACGAGGTATACCTGTTGGTGCATTCTTCTGTGAAACAGGCGCAGTCAATAGTGAGGAATCAAGCATTCCCTGCTTGAAGAACTTGGACCCAAAATTGAGAGCCATGCCCAATCTAGATCAGATTCATGCACTAATCAAACACTATGGCCCAACTGTTTTCTTCCACCCACAAGAGACATATTTACCTTCATCGGTTTCTTGGTTCTTTGAGAATGGAGCTACACTGCACCAGAAAGGTATAAAAATGGGAGACACAATACTTGCTGGTGGCTCAAACCTGCCTGCTGGTGGGACGAATGACCATGAGTACTGGATTGATCTCCCAGATGATGACAGGAATGGGTATGTCAAAGTTGGTAATTTGAAGAGCGCTGAGCTCTATGCTCATGTGAAACCGGCTCATGGAGGAACCTTCACTGACATTGCGATGTGGGTGTTCTGCCCATTCAATGGGCCAGCAACAATAAAGATTGGATTTGCAAGCTTTGCTCTACAGAAGGTCGGTAGGCATACAGGAGACTGGGAGCATTTCACCCTTCGCATAAGTAACTTCTCTGGAGAGCTCTCATCTATCTACTTCTCAGAGCACAGCGGGGGCGGGTGGACAGATGCTTGTGATTTGGAGTTCATCTCAGGAAATAAAGCTATTGTATATTCATCGAGGAACGGGCACGCGAGCTATGCCCACCCTGGCTGTTATCTGCAGGGCTCTGAGAAGCTTGGTGTCGGAGTAAGAAACGATGTCGCCCGAAGCGACCTCTCCGTTGATTCGAGCACAAAGTATAAGATTATCTCTGCAGAATACCTAGGAAATGCCGTGATCGAGCCATGCTGGCTGCAGTACATGAGGGAGTGGGGCCCGACCGTGACATATAACTCACGGTCAGAGGTAGACACGGTGCTTAGCTTCTTGCCGTTCTTTCTTCGGTTCACCGCAGAAGCGATATTCGACAGTCTTCCTGTGGAGCTGTATGAGGAGGAAGGACCAACTGGACCGAAGGAGAAAAATAACTGGGAAGGTGATGAGCGCTGCTAGGTGTGTCGACCTAGTTACTTATTTATGTACCAGACTACCACGGCCACGAGGTGTATGTGATGAAAAGGAATGATATGTATGATATGCTTTGCAACAGAATTTTGGTACGGGGTGGTTTTGGATCAGTGCTGCGAACCATAAGGAGCGGTGCACTTTTCTAGTACAAGTTACCTGTCCGGCACTTGTGCGTGTTTTGTACTCCGTccttttcataaagattggagcggatagttcaaaaccgtgccaatctttatggaaacAGAGAAAATACTAGTTTGCACCAGGTCAGCTGTACCAATATTCGATGAACAACAtaatttttcaaaacagaTGAACAACATATATGGTTGAACGATCATCCAGAGCTTGTCCCGTATCTTCTGCAGAAACTTTGGCACATGATTGTTGTGCAATGTTTCCAGTGATAGGGAATTAGGAATACTCTTGATTCCTACGGACTACATCCCAGAATTGTCCAACTAGTTTTCATTTTGAAGAAGTGGTGAACCCACTGGTACTGTGTCCACTGAACCAACCTACATATGTTTCCCATTTCCAAGCAACCGTTTCGCAGAGGTCAAAGCACTCAAATCTGACGCCGAAAAGACAAAATTTTCCCCAGTATTATTCATGTTATTCCCCTCTTTGTCCCATTATGCAAGGGAGAAGTAGTACAGGATGTTATACATACACGAGCATCAGAGCTTCGGTTAATTAATCCCACCAATTCCGCCCGTGGTATTCGCCTGCCGCATTCCCTCGTGGATTCCATGGCTATTCAGGTCAGGGAACGCCGGCTCTTTTTTCCGTTCATGTACCACTCCTTTCCTCCTGCTTCGCCCTATGGTGTTGGTGCATACCCGTATGGTGTGAGTAGACTGGAAGATACGGCTACTTTACCTCCCAGCCTCTATCCTTGATGGGGATTTAAACTAAGCCTCTCTATATACAGCTCGACCGGGTAGAGTACTCAGAAACTAGCTGCATGAACATAGAGGATTTGTCCTCCAAAAGCCTCTGGGGTGTGTCGAACTCTGTGATTTTACCTGAAATAAAGAAGACGAGGTCAACAGCTATGAAGACTGTTGGCTCCAAGTTATTTTGCGAGTGACGGAAAACTAAGAGAATTCAGTATACGGGCAAAAAGAAATAACCCATGACGATCTAACTAGGACTGAAAAGGTGACTTGGTTAATCATGTTAAAGAAAAATCACTGAAACAtatgtgtgtgcgtgtgtggggggggggggggggtgtgaAAGAGAATTCCGTACCATCGCTGAGGACAAGGACTAGGTCACTGTCAATGACCGTTGGGATTCTGTGTGCAATGGTACAAACAGTGCAATCCTTGAATTCACTCCGGATAATCTTTTGAATAAGATTATCTGTAGCTGTGTCAACTGATGCCGTTGCCTCATCAAGCACTAAAATTTTAGCCTGCTTAAGCAGCGCTCTACCCAGTGCAATAAGCTGACGCTGTCCCACACTCCAGTTATCCCCATTCTCCAGTACTGCAATGGCACCACAAATATCCAGGTATATTATGTTTTTGCATTAGAAATGCTATGCTTACTCTTTGAAGAAAGGTCTGTCTGTTCGAAATTAAAACAAACCTGGACTGTCCAGCTTTTCTTCCTTGGAACGGATGACGTCTCCAAGCTGACATTTTTCTAGTGCCTGAAAGAATTTTTCTCTCCCATAAGAATCATGAGATATTTGACATGTGATTTTATGAAAATGACCATGATGTACCTCCCAAATTTCTTGATCAGGACGCTCTTCAAGAGGATCAAGATTCATTCTGATAGTACCCTCGAACAGTGTAGGGTCCTGAGGGATGATGCTCAACCGTGACCGCAGATCATGAAGGCCAATTGCAGAGACATCGATGTCGTCAATGATGATTTTCCCTCCTGTAGGTTCAATCAGGCGGAAAAGGGCCTGAATAAGAGTAGATTTACCACTTCCCGTTCGCCCAACAATCCCAATCTTTTTCCCACCAGGAAAGATACAACTGACTCCATGTAGAACCAAGGGAAGGTCATCCTTGTAGCGCACCTGTGAAATTTAGGGAAAGCACAATGAGATTAAAGTGGGTCCAGCTTAGGAGAAAAGAGACTACACAACGGTGATTACATCCGAGAAAAAATTATTAATAGTGACAAATAAATCACCATGACTAAATGTTTACCTTGAGATCAATCAATTCAATGTTCCCATTCTCAGGCCAAGAGGATGGGGGCCGGGAATTCTCAATAATCAGTGGAGCTTCACTAGGAATCTTACAATACTGATAAATGCGCTCAACAGAGATTATCCTATTTTCTAATTTACAGAAGCTCAATATCCACCTTGACATCCGAGCATTTAAATTGAGTCCATATGTGACAGCAAGCCCAGCCATACCTATGGATAGGAAAGCCTGATTAGATGCAGAAGCATATTTAACTGAAAACGAAAGCAAGTTTTTGAATGCACAGGTGAACGATTGGGTAAAGCAGGATCataaaatgcaaaagaacCGGCATGTGAGAAAGCAAATAGGACATACTTGGCTCAATCGTGCCAGGGGGAAAGCTGACGAGTATTGCCATGCAGAAAGCAAACACAAAAGTCGAGAGCAATTCCATTCGTAAGCAGAGCCATTCAATAGCTGCAAGGCTGGAAAATAAAGGCCGAGCAAAACAATCATTAAGGTAAAGATTTCTTTTCATGAATCGTTTCTCTTGACCAAACCCTCTGATGGTTGCAGCACCAGCAATTGACTCACTAAACAAATGGATCACTGGGGACTTCTGAACACTCAATATCCTAGTCAGTTCCCTTGATGAAGCAATATAATATCTCTGCAAGTTCATAGTACTTATTAGCAAAAATCCACTCTGACGAATATCATGATAGCAAGCGCATCCATTATCTACGGTGTGATGAAGACACATATGTGAAGGATTTTGATTGCACATATTATACTAGAGCATGACTTCACCGACATCTAAACGATGATCAAATGAACATAGGCTTTCATAAGGCCTATGTTAACAATGGAGTTTACTTCGCAAGCTTGAACATTTTCATGCTGAACATATGCATCGGGCATTCTGGTAATTGACCAGTGAACTGACTTCACCCTTGCTATTTACTTTATTTGCAGTATTGTCACCAAGAAGAAATTAAGAATCGAGGTAAAGATCAGCATTACAGAAAATCTAAAGTTTAACAATTTACCTGCatccacatgcatgcaataGCCATGGGAACTATAAGAAACAGAACTTGCCATGTGACTTTGCTCATGACAGCAACTATTCCAAGGAGTTGAATTGTTGTTGATGCAAATCCACCTAGCCTGAATGCTATATCAAGGTCCACGACACTTTGATCTACAGAAACCTGATATGAAATATGATTGATAAATTTAGGAAGTATAAATTAGAAAAGACACACAAAAGTATCAAATACAAATTAAATTATTATG
This is a stretch of genomic DNA from Brachypodium distachyon strain Bd21 chromosome 1, Brachypodium_distachyon_v3.0, whole genome shotgun sequence. It encodes these proteins:
- the LOC100834654 gene encoding uncharacterized protein LOC100834654 gives rise to the protein MGLWSCFCCGDSLSAGGDPVRLPEPFQLPAPLPAWPQGGDFAKGTICIGELEVVNITKFQNIWSCSGATFYEPKEVPGGFHCLGHYAQQNDRPLQGSLLVAREVASYQLMNREPALEKPLDYTLVWTNADLNEDGNSGCFWSPSPPKGYKALGYVVTRGLKKPSLEAVRCVRHDLTDACENYRSVINMENSCQVWNTRPCHRGMAGRGIPVGAFFCETGAVNSEESSIPCLKNLDPKLRAMPNLDQIHALIKHYGPTVFFHPQETYLPSSVSWFFENGATLHQKGIKMGDTILAGGSNLPAGGTNDHEYWIDLPDDDRNGYVKVGNLKSAELYAHVKPAHGGTFTDIAMWVFCPFNGPATIKIGFASFALQKVGRHTGDWEHFTLRISNFSGELSSIYFSEHSGGGWTDACDLEFISGNKAIVYSSRNGHASYAHPGCYLQGSEKLGVGVRNDVARSDLSVDSSTKYKIISAEYLGNAVIEPCWLQYMREWGPTVTYNSRSEVDTVLSFLPFFLRFTAEAIFDSLPVELYEEEGPTGPKEKNNWEGDERC